The Ranitomeya variabilis isolate aRanVar5 chromosome 7, aRanVar5.hap1, whole genome shotgun sequence genome includes a window with the following:
- the ASB8 gene encoding ankyrin repeat and SOCS box protein 8 → MLHMYRKCPLSERLIRAISSIRSLPGDTVESLIRKGADVNGPHDTLMPLHSACMVCDGDCVELLLEHGANVNALDGYQRTALHYAAEKDETCVEILLEYGADPNAPDGNQDSPLHWAAFKNMDGCVQALLEGGAKANARDYNQDTPLSWAVMKGNLESVRLLLEYGARPDTANLKGQYPAGRLAILMGRGLGGEREEECLELLHRACGTLRLQREGGIPPEAARDAQLRQRLLTLCSVPGTLKALARRAVRGSLGDRQLSEVVIELPIPKSIQDYVLLLH, encoded by the exons ATGCTCCACATGTACAGAAAGTGCCCGTTGTCGGAGCGGCTGATACGCGCCATTTCCTCCATCCGCTCTCTGCCCGGAGACACCGTAGAGTCCCTCATCCGGAAG GGGGCCGACGTCAATGGTCCTCATGACACCCTGATGCCCCTGCACAGCGCCTGCATGGTGTGCGATGGCGACTGCGTGGAGCTGCTTCTGGAGCACGGAGCCAAT GTGAATGCCCTCGATGGCTACCAGCGCACGGCCCTGCACTACGCAGCAGAGAAGGACGAGACCTGCGTGGAGATTCTCCTGGAATACGGCGCCGACCCTAATGCCCCTGATGGGAATCAGGATTCTCCGTTACACTGGGCAGCTTTCAAAAACATGGACGGCTGCGTGCAGGCGTTACTAGAGGGGGGCGCAAAAGCCAATGCCAGAGACTACAACCAGGACACCCCCCTAAGCTGGGCAGTAATGAAGGGCAACCTAGAGAGCGTGCGGCTGCTCCTGGAATACGGGGCCCGGCCCGACACTGCCAACCTCAAGGGTCAGTACCCAGCGGGGCGGCTGGCCATTCTGATGGGTCGAGGCCTGGGTGGCGAGAGGGAGGAGGAATGCCTGGAACTGCTGCACAGGGCTTGCGGTACCCTCAGGTTGCAAAGAGAAGGAGGGATCCCCCCAGAGGCCGCCCGGGACGCCCAGCTGCGCCAACGTCTGCTCACACTGTGCTCCGTTCCCGGCACTTTAAAAGCTTTGGCACGGCGGGCGGTGAGGGGCAGCCTCGGAGATCGCCAGTTATCGGAAGTGGTGATCGAGTTGCCTATTCCTAAATCGATCCAGGACTATGTTCTGCTGCTGCACTGA
- the PRR35 gene encoding proline-rich protein 35, translating to MSKDEEAGCKLNSTCKHKERKPKKPHYIPRPWGKPYNYKCFQCPFTCMEKSHLYNHMKYSLCKNSLSLLIESDWPYKKNSFLVSETNIHETHTEGNLEKQEACDSTGLSTKTRQVGEKTSSEIQRFLEEDDERPEDEEEEEVVGQSQKEKSKNIPASHTSSSKNDTGLKGKRETVNKDGEPEFIITDVFSLDAQCEKEREDQRFVKASRKPSSNLGGSRVDQWKLLTSTLKKAGADTSVGCNGTNIIPCYPPPTYSDYQEHQGLSLLGLNYPLNTNLFSYLNPTMTSGTAQLPFLTSTAQLMHTPHSAHFQTLQNTERSSFLPRFYYPLLFEHAFNTDANAKPMNQSQPTNTFIGTSKPKMPVDPLKTCSLKSEEGNATISWVPGDKIQSQTPAHNKPEIEGKWVPQMVRDIIQHQKEILGTYGVQTSRSNEVPMQKGNIEVSPWDKTSPLGCVKRKSWLDRDGPNVASEQTSSLVEGERTFHNSTRSPITSPDLWNEKSPISAGTTCKRRRSSETSSEKSEPMVVNASLLIGDLSRTLEEYGKVERKLANLKSDDGGRQKTLGEQLGKIRLELLHIHQALEKASCSPDGPLDLSIKRADDMDKEDPEKFPMSEDSRTPPPLESPPKQVVKVELLSPELVTCYARPTKCEADSSVLLCPDGRVGSTGITQPHVVHQEEIGGVEFGRSRLQMENI from the exons ATGTCGAAAGACGAAGAAGCTGGATGTAAGTTGAACTCTACATGTAAACATAAAGAACGGAAGCCCAAAAAACCACATTATATCCCCAGGCCATGGGGGAAGCCATATAACTACAAGTGTTTTCAGTGCCCCTTTACCTGTATGGAGAAGTCACACTTGTACAACCACATGAAATACAGTCTTTGCAAGAACTCACTGTCACTTCTCATAGAGTCCGACTGGCCTTACAAAAAGAACAGTTTCCTTGTCTCGGAGACAAATATTCACGAAACACATACGGAAGGAAACTTAGAAAAGCAAGAGGCTTGTGATTCCACTGGACTATCCACCAAGACTAGGCAGGTTGGTGAGAAAACTTCTTCTGAAATTCAGAGATTCCTAGAAGAGGATGATGAAAGACCAGAAGACGAAGAAGAAGAGGAAGTGGTTGGCCAAAGTCAGAAAGAGAAAAGCAAGAACATCCCGGCTTCACATACAAGCTCCAGCAAGAATGATACTGGGCTGAAGGGCAAAAGGGAGACCGTTAACAAAGATGGAGAACCTGAGTTTATCATCACTGATGTGTTCTCGTTAGATGCACAATGTGAGAAGGAAAGAGAGGACCAAAGATTTGTTAAGGCTTCACGGAAACCTTCAAGCAATCTTGGAGGATCTCGGGTGGATCAGTGGAAACTATTGACCAGCACACTTAAGAAAGCTGGAGCAGATACGTCAGTTGGGTGCAATGGAACCAACATCATTCCTTGTTACCCACCACCAACATATTCTGATTACCAAGAACATCAAGGTCTTTCACTTTTGGGTCTTAATTACCCACTGAACACCAACCTGTTCTCCTATTTGAACCCCACCATGACAAGCGGTACAGCCCAGCTCCCTTTTCTTACTTCCACAGCTCAACTGATGCACACCCCGCATTCCGCTCACTTCCAGACTTTACAAAACACAGAAAGATCATCATTTCTTCCTCGTTTCTACTATCCTTTGCTGTTTGAGCATGCGTTTAACACTGATGCCAATGCGAAGCCAATGAACCAAAGTCAACCAACAAACACGTTTATTGGTACTTCAAAGCCAAAGATGCCTGTCGATCCTCTAAAGACCTGCTCGCTCAAATCAGAAGAAGGAAACGCCACCATCTCTTGGGTGCCTGGAGATAAGATACAGAGTCAAACCCCAGCTCACAATAAACCAGAGATTGAAGGAAAATGGGTTCCCCAGATGGTAAGAGACATCATTCAACATCAGAAGGAGATTTTAGGCACTTACGGAGTGCAAACCTCCAGAAGTAATGAAGTCCCTATGCAGAAAGGTAACATCGAGGTGTCACCTTGGGACAAAACGAGTCCTTTAGGATGTGTGAAGAGAAAGTCTTGGTTGGACAGAGATGGACCCAATGTAGCAAGTGAACAGACATCATCTTTGGTGGAAGGCGAACGGACTTTCCATAACAG TACTCGTTCTCCTATTACATCTCCTGATCTCTGGAACGAGAAGAGCCCTATTTCAGCGGGGACCACTTGCAAGAGGAGAAGATCATCTGAAACTTCCAGTGAAAAATCAGAGCCGATGGTTGTCAATGCATCTCTGCTCATTGGAGATCTTTCAAGAACTTTGGAGGAATATGGAAAAGTGGAGAGGAAGTTAGCAAACTTGAAGTCCGACGACGGTGGTCGTCAGAAGACTCTTGGAGAGCAACTTGGTAAGATACGACTGGAACTCCTTCATATCCACCAGGCTCTAGAGAAGGCTTCATGCTCACCCGATGGGCCATTAGACCTCTCTATAAAGAGGGCAGATGATATGGATAAAGAAGATCCAGAAAAGTTTCCAATGAGCGAAGATTCCAGAACACCTCCACCCCTTGAATCCCCACCGAAACAGGTGGTGAAAGTGGAACTGTTGTCTCCAGAGTTGGTGACTTGCTATGCCCGTCCCACCAAGTGTGAAGCGGACTCGAGCGTGTTACTCTGCCCGGATGGAAGAGTGGGGAGCACTGGGATTacccagccccacgtagttcaccagGAAGAGATTGGAGGTGTTGAATTTGGAAGAAGCCGACTGCAAATGGAGAATATTTGA